A single region of the Anaerostipes rhamnosivorans genome encodes:
- a CDS encoding Lrp/AsnC family transcriptional regulator, whose protein sequence is MRESILKLLEKNSRLDLKELAVLLDSTEAEIANEVAEMEKEHIICGYHTLINWDHTSREQLTAMIEVKVTPQRGEGFDKIAERIYNFPEVKALYLMSGAYDFMVMLEGKTMKEISMFTSSKLAPLEAVLSTATHFVLKKYKDHGTVLEAKKVDKRQAVTP, encoded by the coding sequence CTGAGAGAGTCAATTTTAAAATTATTAGAAAAGAACAGCCGTCTGGATCTGAAAGAACTGGCGGTCCTCTTGGATTCCACGGAGGCTGAGATCGCAAATGAAGTGGCGGAGATGGAAAAGGAACATATCATCTGCGGGTATCACACTCTGATCAATTGGGATCATACAAGCAGAGAGCAGCTTACAGCGATGATCGAGGTAAAGGTAACACCCCAGAGAGGGGAAGGATTTGACAAGATTGCAGAGCGCATTTACAATTTTCCAGAAGTTAAGGCATTGTATCTCATGTCTGGAGCCTATGATTTTATGGTCATGCTGGAAGGGAAGACAATGAAGGAGATTTCTATGTTTACTTCCTCCAAGCTCGCTCCTCTGGAAGCGGTGTTGAGCACAGCCACCCATTTTGTACTTAAGAAGTATAAGGACCATGGAACTGTATTAGAAGCAAAAAAGGTAGATAAAAGACAGGCGGTGACTCCATAA
- a CDS encoding aminotransferase class I/II-fold pyridoxal phosphate-dependent enzyme, translated as MKDMLSKKAVMLEPSGIRKFFDIVSEMPEAISLGVGEPDFDTPWRIREEGIYSLEKGRTFYTSNAGLKELREEICRYLKRKYHMRYKTEEILVSVGGSEGIDVALRAIINPGDEVIVPQPSFVCYVPCVVMADGVPVTVELKAEDKFKLTREQLEAVVTDKTKAIIMSFPNNPTGAIMTKKDLEPIAEFAKEHDLLVISDEIYSELTYGHKHVSIGALPDMKERTIVINGFSKAFAMTGWRLGYAAAPGIIMEQMVKIHQYGIMAAPTTSQYAAVEALRACDDEVEEMKNSYNQRRRYLLHRFHELGLECFEPEGAFYAFPSIKEFGMSSEKFAEELLKEQKVAIVPGTAFGACGEGYLRVSYAYSIDELKEALSRLGTFIEKLRR; from the coding sequence ATGAAAGATATGCTTTCAAAAAAGGCCGTTATGCTGGAGCCCTCCGGCATACGGAAGTTTTTCGATATCGTGAGCGAGATGCCGGAAGCAATTTCCCTCGGCGTGGGGGAGCCGGACTTTGATACTCCCTGGAGGATCAGGGAAGAGGGCATCTATTCCCTTGAGAAGGGCAGAACCTTCTATACATCTAATGCAGGTCTTAAGGAACTGCGGGAAGAGATCTGCAGATATTTAAAAAGAAAATACCATATGCGTTACAAAACGGAAGAAATTCTAGTGTCTGTGGGCGGAAGTGAAGGGATCGATGTGGCGTTAAGGGCCATCATCAATCCGGGGGATGAGGTTATCGTGCCCCAGCCGTCCTTTGTCTGTTATGTGCCGTGTGTTGTCATGGCGGACGGAGTGCCGGTCACTGTGGAACTGAAAGCGGAAGATAAATTCAAGCTGACAAGGGAACAGCTGGAAGCCGTTGTGACAGATAAGACAAAAGCGATCATTATGTCGTTCCCGAACAATCCTACAGGGGCCATTATGACGAAAAAGGACCTGGAGCCGATTGCGGAATTTGCAAAGGAACATGACCTGCTGGTGATTTCCGATGAGATTTATTCTGAGCTCACATACGGACATAAGCATGTGAGCATCGGTGCTCTTCCGGATATGAAGGAACGGACCATTGTGATCAACGGATTTTCAAAGGCGTTTGCTATGACCGGATGGAGGCTTGGATATGCCGCGGCTCCCGGGATCATTATGGAGCAGATGGTAAAGATCCACCAGTACGGCATTATGGCTGCGCCTACCACAAGCCAGTATGCGGCGGTGGAAGCTCTCCGTGCCTGTGACGACGAGGTGGAGGAGATGAAGAATTCTTATAACCAGAGAAGGCGGTATTTGCTGCACCGTTTCCATGAACTCGGCCTGGAATGCTTTGAGCCGGAGGGTGCGTTTTATGCCTTCCCGTCTATCAAAGAATTTGGGATGTCTTCAGAGAAGTTTGCAGAAGAGCTGTTAAAGGAACAGAAGGTAGCCATCGTGCCCGGAACTGCATTCGGTGCATGCGGGGAAGGATATCTAAGGGTGTCCTACGCATATTCCATCGATGAGCTGAAGGAAGCCTTGAGCAGGCTTGGTACATTTATTGAAAAACTAAGGAGATAA
- a CDS encoding tRNA (cytidine(34)-2'-O)-methyltransferase, which translates to MLHIVLHEPEMPANTGNIGRTCVACGAVLHLIEPLGFKLNEKMIKRAGLDYWEHLDVRTYVNFQEFLDKNQDPRIYMATTKSRQTYADVTYEGADEDVYLVFGKESAGIPEEILLDYKETAVRIPMLPEIRSLNLSNSVAIVAYEVLRQQGFDHFQREGQLHHYEW; encoded by the coding sequence ATGCTGCATATTGTTCTGCATGAGCCGGAAATGCCGGCCAACACCGGAAATATCGGAAGGACATGCGTCGCCTGCGGTGCGGTCCTGCATCTGATTGAACCGCTGGGATTTAAGCTGAATGAAAAGATGATCAAAAGGGCAGGATTGGATTACTGGGAGCATCTGGATGTGAGGACTTATGTGAATTTCCAGGAATTCTTGGACAAGAACCAGGACCCCAGGATCTATATGGCTACTACAAAGTCCAGACAGACTTATGCAGATGTCACTTATGAAGGGGCAGACGAAGACGTCTATCTGGTGTTTGGAAAAGAGAGCGCCGGAATACCGGAAGAGATTTTGCTTGATTATAAAGAGACCGCAGTCCGGATACCGATGCTTCCAGAAATCCGTTCCCTGAATCTGTCCAATTCCGTGGCAATTGTAGCCTACGAGGTGTTAAGGCAGCAGGGATTCGACCATTTCCAGAGAGAGGGTCAGTTGCACCATTATGAGTGGTAG
- a CDS encoding DUF975 family protein, giving the protein MRERMSFKEIRAFSKEKLKENLKVLVIIEFIVVVICVGLLTWQEGIDLMFPSSILSLVMQIVIYGLLAVFFTGNVVACLGVSKGQEPKVDQVFYLFRNKTKQVLWLIVRKNIITFLIMFIIDFFGGVVYYSATNEDFPYMMTIASVLATVIVELRYFPALYLLLEGEEQVCRKAIWRGNDLMRGNYMRLMGLWISFVPWMLLGLIPCGLGVFVVAPWFQISLAVFYTDLKRKEIIKD; this is encoded by the coding sequence ATGAGAGAGAGAATGAGTTTTAAGGAGATCCGTGCGTTTTCAAAGGAGAAGCTTAAAGAAAATTTAAAAGTTTTAGTTATCATTGAGTTCATTGTAGTTGTTATCTGTGTAGGGCTGCTGACTTGGCAGGAGGGAATTGATTTAATGTTTCCCTCTTCCATTCTATCGCTGGTGATGCAGATTGTCATTTATGGGCTGCTGGCTGTTTTCTTTACAGGAAATGTCGTTGCGTGTCTAGGGGTATCTAAGGGCCAGGAGCCTAAGGTAGATCAGGTCTTTTACTTGTTCAGAAATAAGACGAAACAGGTTTTATGGCTGATTGTTAGAAAAAATATTATAACATTTCTGATTATGTTTATCATAGATTTTTTTGGAGGTGTTGTGTACTATTCAGCAACAAACGAGGATTTTCCATATATGATGACAATCGCGAGTGTGCTGGCTACAGTTATTGTTGAACTGAGATATTTTCCGGCTCTGTATCTGCTGCTGGAAGGGGAAGAACAGGTATGCCGGAAGGCAATATGGCGTGGAAACGATTTGATGCGCGGGAATTATATGAGATTAATGGGTCTCTGGATTTCGTTTGTTCCATGGATGCTGCTCGGCTTGATTCCCTGCGGACTGGGAGTATTTGTTGTAGCTCCCTGGTTCCAGATCAGTCTGGCTGTATTTTATACGGATTTAAAGAGGAAGGAAATAATAAAGGATTAG
- the proS gene encoding proline--tRNA ligase, whose amino-acid sequence MAKEKKLVEAITAMDEDFAQWYTDVVKKAELIEYSSVKGCMILRPNGYAIWENIQKVLDSQFKETGVENVAMPMFIPESLLEREKDHVEGFAPEVAWVTHGGNKKLEERLCVRPTSETLFCDFYSNIIQSYRDLPKLYNQWVSVVRWEKSTRPFLRTSEFYWQEGHTAHATADEAEERTVQMLNMYADFCEQYLAIPVVKGQKTEKEKFAGANATYTIEALMHDGKALQSGTSHNFGDGFAKAFDIQYTDKNNKLQYVHQTSWGMSTRIIGAIIMVHGDDSGLVLPPKIAPVQTMIVPIMQKKEGVLEKAEEIRARLSKNYKVKVDDSDKSPGWKFSEQEVQGIPTRIEIGPKDIEKNQAVIVRRDTREKIIVSLDEIETKLSEVLGQMQSDMLERAKKHLEANTHEAADWDEFKEIIDKQQGFVKAMWCGETECEEAIKDETGATTRCMPFEQEHLGDVCVHCGKPAKKMVLFGKAY is encoded by the coding sequence ATGGCAAAAGAAAAGAAGCTTGTGGAAGCCATCACAGCAATGGATGAGGACTTCGCACAGTGGTATACAGATGTTGTTAAAAAAGCAGAATTGATCGAATATTCCAGCGTAAAAGGCTGTATGATCCTGCGTCCCAACGGCTATGCCATTTGGGAAAATATTCAGAAGGTACTGGATTCCCAGTTCAAAGAAACCGGAGTGGAAAATGTGGCGATGCCGATGTTTATTCCGGAAAGCCTTTTGGAGAGAGAAAAAGATCACGTGGAGGGCTTTGCGCCGGAAGTGGCATGGGTTACTCACGGGGGAAATAAAAAGCTGGAAGAGCGCCTTTGTGTGCGTCCGACTTCAGAGACTTTATTCTGTGACTTCTATTCTAATATCATTCAGTCTTACAGAGACCTGCCGAAGTTATATAACCAGTGGGTGTCCGTAGTACGCTGGGAGAAGAGTACCAGGCCGTTTCTGCGCACTTCTGAATTTTACTGGCAGGAAGGACATACAGCCCACGCTACTGCTGACGAGGCAGAGGAGCGCACGGTCCAGATGTTAAATATGTATGCTGATTTCTGTGAGCAGTACCTGGCGATTCCGGTTGTCAAAGGACAGAAGACAGAGAAAGAAAAGTTTGCAGGAGCCAATGCCACCTATACGATCGAGGCGCTGATGCACGATGGAAAAGCACTTCAGTCCGGTACCAGCCATAACTTCGGGGACGGATTTGCCAAGGCATTTGATATCCAGTATACTGACAAGAACAATAAACTGCAGTATGTGCACCAGACTTCATGGGGAATGTCCACCCGTATCATCGGAGCCATCATCATGGTCCACGGAGATGATTCAGGACTTGTGCTTCCTCCGAAAATCGCGCCGGTGCAGACTATGATCGTGCCAATTATGCAGAAAAAAGAAGGGGTGCTTGAGAAAGCGGAAGAGATCCGGGCACGTCTTTCTAAGAACTATAAAGTTAAGGTTGATGATTCTGACAAGAGTCCGGGATGGAAGTTTAGTGAACAGGAAGTACAGGGAATTCCGACCAGGATCGAGATCGGACCAAAAGATATCGAGAAAAACCAGGCAGTCATTGTGCGCCGTGACACAAGAGAAAAGATCATTGTCTCTCTTGACGAGATCGAGACAAAACTTTCAGAGGTGCTTGGCCAGATGCAGAGCGATATGCTTGAGCGTGCTAAAAAGCATTTAGAGGCGAACACCCATGAGGCGGCAGACTGGGATGAATTCAAAGAGATCATCGACAAACAGCAGGGCTTTGTAAAAGCTATGTGGTGTGGAGAGACGGAGTGTGAGGAAGCTATCAAGGATGAGACCGGTGCTACCACACGCTGTATGCCGTTTGAACAGGAACATCTGGGTGACGTATGTGTGCACTGCGGAAAACCTGCCAAGAAGATGGTTCTTTTCGGTAAAGCATATTAA
- a CDS encoding CCA tRNA nucleotidyltransferase codes for MFKIVIPEKAKQIINQLEQAGYEAYVVGGPVRDCILGKCPMDWDITTSASPYQVKEIFSYTIDTGIAHGTVTVMMDREPFEVTTYRVDGEYKDHRRPEEVCFTKSLKEDLLRRDFTINAMAYNDRDGLIDYYGGVEDLKRKVIRCVGQASKRFDEDALRILRALRFQAQLGFTIEDQTKQAVREQAKYLKDISAERIQVELTKLLLSKHPETILDAYELGVTSVVLPEFDRMMETPQNNPHHRYSVGVHTVEALKNAEADHILRWTMLLHDVGKPDARVEGPDKDRFQGHHVIGEEMARKILRRLKFDNQTVKQVTKLVYWHDIRFGSAKEVNKRTVRRWASKLSVPLFEKLLKVQQADILAQSSFMLEEKQEILDRTAVLFEEIKKEKDCLKVKDLALDGKDLISLGMKPGKELGEMLNELLELVLDDPGKNSREILTQAVKEKRGKQ; via the coding sequence ATGTTTAAAATAGTGATACCTGAAAAAGCAAAACAAATCATAAATCAGCTGGAACAGGCCGGCTACGAAGCATATGTCGTAGGCGGCCCGGTCCGGGACTGCATTTTGGGCAAGTGTCCTATGGATTGGGACATCACCACATCCGCATCTCCTTACCAAGTAAAGGAGATTTTTTCATATACCATTGACACCGGGATTGCCCACGGCACTGTCACAGTCATGATGGACAGAGAACCGTTTGAGGTGACCACTTACCGGGTGGACGGAGAATATAAGGACCACAGAAGACCGGAGGAGGTCTGTTTTACAAAATCTTTAAAAGAAGATCTTCTAAGACGGGATTTCACGATCAACGCCATGGCATATAATGATAGGGATGGGCTGATCGACTACTATGGAGGTGTGGAGGATCTGAAACGTAAGGTCATCCGCTGCGTGGGTCAGGCTTCCAAACGTTTTGATGAGGATGCCCTGAGGATCTTAAGAGCCCTGCGGTTTCAGGCACAGCTGGGATTTACCATTGAGGATCAGACAAAGCAGGCAGTCAGAGAGCAGGCCAAATACTTAAAGGACATCAGCGCAGAGCGGATCCAGGTAGAGCTTACCAAGCTTCTTTTGTCCAAACATCCGGAAACAATCCTGGATGCATATGAACTGGGAGTCACAAGCGTGGTACTGCCTGAATTTGACCGGATGATGGAGACTCCCCAGAATAACCCCCATCATCGTTACAGCGTAGGGGTTCACACGGTAGAGGCATTAAAGAATGCTGAGGCGGACCATATTCTGCGCTGGACGATGCTCCTCCACGATGTGGGAAAACCAGATGCCAGAGTGGAGGGACCGGACAAAGACCGGTTCCAAGGACATCACGTGATCGGTGAGGAGATGGCCAGAAAGATTCTAAGGCGGTTGAAGTTCGACAATCAGACAGTGAAGCAGGTGACAAAACTGGTCTACTGGCATGATATTCGGTTCGGCTCTGCAAAGGAAGTGAACAAAAGGACGGTGAGAAGGTGGGCAAGCAAGCTTTCTGTCCCGTTGTTTGAAAAGCTTTTAAAGGTCCAGCAGGCAGATATCCTGGCCCAGAGCAGTTTTATGCTGGAGGAAAAGCAGGAGATTCTTGACCGCACCGCAGTGCTGTTTGAGGAGATCAAAAAGGAAAAGGATTGTCTAAAGGTAAAGGATCTTGCCCTTGACGGAAAGGATCTGATCAGCCTTGGCATGAAACCTGGAAAAGAATTGGGTGAAATGCTCAATGAACTTTTGGAGCTTGTACTGGATGATCCCGGCAAAAACAGCAGGGAGATACTCACGCAGGCTGTGAAGGAGAAAAGAGGAAAGCAATGA
- a CDS encoding glycerophosphodiester phosphodiesterase family protein: MILILIPVFVLLYLYMIYPGKLRKHPVLETKYFAHRGLHGFDGIPENSMKAFQNAVDHGYGIELDVQLTKDDVMVVHHDYDIKRTCGVNKKIRDLTYEQLRRYPLMETKERIPRFVDVLEMVHGQVPLLVELKMEHCDRKLCRLSAEALDRYHGLYCMESFHPYALFWFRMNRPEVIRGQLSMNFRKDQHKGNQLAYWAEQKLLTNFATKPDFIAYKYIYWDEPSLRLCRRISGIPVYGWTFRNKKEYEKYRKKFYGYIFEKFLP; the protein is encoded by the coding sequence ATGATTCTCATTTTGATACCAGTTTTTGTTCTTTTATACTTGTATATGATTTATCCGGGAAAGTTAAGAAAGCATCCGGTGCTGGAGACGAAATACTTTGCGCACCGGGGGCTGCACGGGTTTGACGGTATTCCGGAAAACTCCATGAAAGCTTTCCAGAACGCGGTGGATCATGGGTATGGGATCGAACTGGATGTACAGCTTACCAAAGATGACGTGATGGTGGTCCATCATGATTATGACATTAAGAGAACCTGCGGTGTCAACAAAAAAATCCGGGATCTGACCTATGAGCAGCTGAGAAGATATCCGTTGATGGAAACGAAAGAGCGTATTCCAAGATTTGTGGATGTGCTGGAAATGGTTCACGGACAGGTTCCCCTTTTGGTAGAGTTAAAAATGGAGCACTGTGACCGGAAGCTGTGCCGGCTGTCGGCGGAGGCGCTGGACCGTTATCACGGCCTTTACTGTATGGAGTCCTTCCATCCCTATGCACTGTTTTGGTTCCGGATGAACCGGCCGGAAGTGATCAGAGGACAGCTGTCAATGAATTTCAGAAAGGATCAGCACAAGGGCAATCAGCTGGCCTACTGGGCAGAACAGAAACTTTTGACCAATTTTGCCACGAAACCGGACTTTATTGCATATAAATATATTTACTGGGATGAACCATCGCTGAGGCTGTGCCGCAGGATATCCGGCATCCCTGTCTATGGATGGACCTTCCGGAACAAAAAAGAGTATGAGAAATACCGTAAAAAGTTTTATGGATATATTTTTGAAAAGTTTCTACCTTAA
- a CDS encoding D-alanine--D-alanine ligase family protein — MKKNVAVIFGGRSSEHEVSCVSAATVIRSLDENKYNVILVGITRGGRWLLVDKLKDIEDGSWRESKVNAVISPDTQDQALVLLAEGTYRLQPVDVIFPVLHGLNGEDGTIQGLFEMAQIPYVGCGVLASAVSMDKVYTKIIVEDLGIRQAEFVHIRRSDLARMEETLDRAEAKLSYPMFVKPSRAGSSVGVSKAENREELAAALVKAAEHDRNILVEETIVGREVECAVLGGKEVKASGVGEILAAADFYDYDAKYNNAESKTVIDPPMPEETREEIRKSAAEIFKAVDGYGLSRVDFFIADNGEVVFNEINTLPGFTSISMYPMLWAAQGIETPALADELIRLAEERFE, encoded by the coding sequence ATGAAGAAGAATGTCGCTGTAATTTTCGGGGGTAGATCCTCCGAACATGAAGTGTCCTGTGTTTCGGCTGCTACAGTCATCCGGAGCCTGGATGAGAATAAATATAATGTGATCTTAGTGGGGATAACAAGAGGCGGCCGATGGCTGCTTGTGGATAAACTCAAGGACATCGAGGACGGAAGCTGGAGAGAATCCAAAGTGAATGCGGTCATTTCTCCGGATACACAGGATCAGGCTCTCGTACTCCTGGCGGAGGGGACTTACCGTCTCCAGCCGGTGGATGTGATCTTTCCGGTTCTGCACGGCTTAAACGGAGAGGACGGAACGATCCAGGGATTGTTTGAGATGGCGCAGATTCCATATGTGGGCTGCGGGGTTCTTGCCTCAGCGGTTTCCATGGATAAGGTCTACACAAAGATTATAGTGGAGGATCTGGGGATCCGCCAGGCAGAGTTTGTACACATCCGGAGAAGTGATCTGGCCCGGATGGAAGAGACCCTTGACAGAGCGGAGGCAAAGCTTTCCTATCCCATGTTCGTGAAACCTTCCAGGGCAGGATCTTCTGTGGGAGTTTCCAAGGCAGAGAACAGGGAAGAACTAGCTGCTGCCCTTGTGAAGGCCGCAGAGCATGACCGGAACATTTTGGTGGAAGAGACCATTGTGGGACGGGAAGTGGAATGCGCGGTTCTTGGCGGTAAAGAGGTCAAAGCTTCCGGCGTAGGGGAGATCCTTGCGGCTGCCGATTTCTATGATTATGACGCCAAGTATAACAATGCAGAGTCCAAGACAGTCATCGATCCGCCGATGCCGGAGGAGACGAGGGAGGAGATCCGCAAGTCAGCGGCAGAGATCTTTAAGGCTGTGGACGGATACGGTCTTTCCCGTGTGGATTTCTTTATTGCGGATAACGGAGAAGTGGTATTTAATGAGATCAATACTCTCCCTGGGTTTACTTCCATCAGTATGTACCCTATGTTATGGGCAGCCCAGGGAATTGAGACACCGGCACTTGCGGATGAGCTGATCCGTCTTGCGGAAGAAAGGTTTGAGTAA
- the murI gene encoding glutamate racemase, with protein MSSTHDNAPIGVFDSGVGGLTVAREIMRQLPDESLIYFGDTARVPYGTKSKDTVIRYSRQIVNFLLSKNVKAIVVACNTASALAMSKLQKEYIVPMIGMVRPGAIAATRATKNQHIGIIGTNATIKSGQYGRYLRELNPEVTVVTKACPMFVPLVEEGLIDDRITEDMVSRYLREFDQYHIDSLILGCTHYPLLQNPIKNFVGETVTLINPAYETAKSLKELLKERKIAAESGHAAEYEYYVSDMEDQFLTFADRVLPCHVENVQPIDIEKY; from the coding sequence ATGAGCAGCACACATGACAATGCACCCATCGGAGTGTTTGATTCAGGTGTGGGAGGTCTTACTGTGGCCAGGGAGATCATGAGGCAGCTCCCGGATGAGAGCCTGATCTACTTTGGAGACACGGCGAGAGTTCCCTATGGAACCAAATCAAAGGATACGGTCATCCGGTATTCCAGACAGATCGTAAATTTTTTATTGAGCAAAAATGTGAAAGCCATCGTGGTAGCCTGTAATACGGCCAGTGCCCTGGCTATGTCAAAACTTCAAAAGGAATATATCGTGCCCATGATCGGCATGGTGAGGCCCGGGGCCATTGCGGCTACCAGAGCCACAAAGAACCAGCACATCGGTATCATAGGAACCAACGCCACCATAAAGAGCGGCCAGTACGGCAGGTATTTAAGGGAGCTGAATCCGGAGGTGACGGTCGTGACCAAAGCCTGTCCGATGTTTGTGCCTCTGGTGGAAGAGGGGCTCATCGATGACAGGATCACGGAGGATATGGTGTCCAGGTATCTGAGGGAATTCGACCAGTATCATATCGATTCTCTGATCCTGGGATGCACACATTACCCATTGCTTCAAAACCCTATTAAGAATTTTGTAGGGGAAACGGTGACTCTGATCAACCCTGCCTATGAGACTGCAAAGTCTCTGAAGGAACTGTTAAAAGAGCGCAAAATTGCCGCAGAAAGCGGACACGCCGCAGAATATGAATACTATGTCAGTGACATGGAAGACCAGTTTCTCACCTTTGCGGACCGAGTGCTGCCGTGTCATGTAGAAAATGTACAGCCGATTGATATTGAAAAATATTAG
- a CDS encoding DUF1934 domain-containing protein, which produces MKKEVIINISGLQLDVSSEEPIELMTTGAYYLKNGKHYIMYDELTDDSQIVKNRLKISPKVVEVTKKGASSSHMVFERGKENLTYYDTPFGSLLLGINTSKIDLQETEDSMALHIDYGLSINSDHISDCSIDVSIASKNTEHKDCANCTQ; this is translated from the coding sequence ATGAAGAAAGAAGTAATTATAAATATTTCCGGCCTTCAGCTGGATGTCAGCTCGGAGGAACCCATCGAATTGATGACTACAGGGGCTTACTATCTGAAAAATGGAAAGCATTATATCATGTATGATGAGCTGACTGATGACTCTCAGATTGTAAAGAACCGGCTTAAGATCAGTCCGAAGGTTGTGGAAGTAACAAAAAAGGGAGCCAGCAGCTCCCATATGGTTTTTGAGCGGGGAAAAGAAAACCTCACTTACTACGATACTCCGTTCGGCAGTCTTTTGCTTGGCATCAACACCAGCAAGATTGACCTTCAGGAGACAGAGGACAGCATGGCCCTGCATATTGACTATGGTCTATCCATCAACTCAGATCATATTTCAGACTGTTCCATTGACGTATCCATTGCGTCGAAAAACACGGAACACAAAGACTGCGCAAACTGTACCCAGTAA
- a CDS encoding phosphatase PAP2 family protein, with protein MDFQILDFIQTHMRTPFLDSFFTRITHLGDAGTVWILIAVILLFTKKYRKAGLGMLIVMLIANIIGDQIIKPLIGRARPFTYRDIKLLIPPPGRYSFPSGHSASSFGAAVFLYLYDKKLGIPAFVLAALIAFSRLYLYVHYPTDVLGGILLGTVCAVFVFRVFRRNGYVNGTV; from the coding sequence ATGGATTTTCAAATACTAGACTTCATCCAAACGCACATGAGAACTCCGTTTCTGGACAGTTTCTTTACCCGGATCACCCATTTAGGCGATGCAGGGACCGTCTGGATTCTGATTGCCGTCATTCTTCTGTTTACAAAAAAATACCGAAAGGCAGGCCTGGGGATGCTGATCGTTATGCTAATCGCCAACATCATCGGGGACCAGATCATCAAACCTCTGATAGGCAGGGCAAGACCTTTTACCTACCGGGATATCAAACTGCTGATCCCGCCTCCCGGCCGCTATTCATTTCCGTCCGGACATTCCGCATCCTCGTTCGGCGCGGCAGTATTTTTGTACTTATACGACAAAAAGCTGGGGATCCCAGCTTTTGTCCTGGCAGCGCTGATCGCATTCAGCAGGCTGTACCTGTATGTACATTATCCTACCGATGTCCTCGGCGGTATTTTACTGGGTACAGTTTGCGCAGTCTTTGTGTTCCGTGTTTTTCGACGCAATGGATACGTCAATGGAACAGTCTGA
- a CDS encoding GNAT family N-acetyltransferase, translating into MITLVANHIGVDTYLWLREAVGFKKLSRTQAVKALKNSLYVVAAYADDRIVGMGRIVGDGAVICYIQDLMIHPDYQRAGVGSKLIENLAAFVESIREDDTEMMLDLMCAKGREAFYEAHGFMARPNQDLGPGMIRYLNERRE; encoded by the coding sequence ATGATTACACTAGTTGCAAACCACATCGGAGTGGATACCTATCTTTGGCTCCGCGAAGCCGTCGGTTTTAAAAAGCTTTCAAGGACTCAGGCAGTTAAAGCGCTGAAAAACAGTCTATATGTAGTAGCGGCCTATGCGGATGACAGAATCGTGGGCATGGGACGTATCGTAGGGGACGGAGCAGTGATCTGCTATATTCAGGATTTGATGATACATCCGGACTATCAGAGGGCCGGCGTCGGAAGTAAGCTGATCGAGAATCTGGCTGCTTTTGTGGAAAGTATCCGGGAAGACGATACGGAGATGATGCTGGATCTGATGTGTGCAAAAGGAAGAGAAGCCTTTTATGAGGCACATGGTTTTATGGCCCGGCCGAATCAGGATCTGGGGCCTGGCATGATAAGGTACTTAAATGAAAGGAGAGAATGA
- a CDS encoding DUF4190 domain-containing protein translates to MEEKKYDPYTGEEIKEPVEEVGDQAEQAAVQSEPVAEQTESEPSPDTIVVGESGYYYQEERQQDYGYQQNQTGAQAYAAQEEPPKNNHATVSLVLGVVSIALACCCFPVAFVLGIVAVVLFCISPKFMGKKDGKAVAGLICGICGIVLSIMITVFVVVNIASGDYQNYVNNYDTHSNDDDDDDFWDDTDDTNSDDVNTSDNWNEDV, encoded by the coding sequence ATGGAAGAAAAAAAGTATGACCCTTATACAGGGGAAGAAATCAAGGAGCCAGTGGAGGAGGTTGGAGACCAGGCAGAGCAGGCGGCAGTCCAGAGCGAACCTGTGGCAGAGCAGACGGAGTCCGAACCATCTCCTGATACGATCGTAGTGGGGGAAAGCGGATATTATTATCAGGAAGAAAGACAGCAGGATTATGGATATCAGCAGAACCAGACAGGGGCACAGGCATATGCGGCTCAGGAGGAACCTCCGAAAAACAATCATGCGACTGTTTCACTTGTGCTTGGCGTTGTATCCATCGCATTGGCATGCTGCTGTTTTCCCGTAGCTTTTGTGCTGGGAATTGTGGCAGTTGTCTTGTTTTGTATTTCACCTAAGTTTATGGGCAAAAAGGACGGAAAGGCCGTTGCAGGCCTGATCTGCGGTATCTGCGGTATTGTTTTGTCCATAATGATCACTGTGTTTGTGGTTGTAAATATTGCAAGCGGTGACTACCAGAATTATGTGAACAATTATGACACTCACAGCAATGATGATGACGATGATGACTTCTGGGATGATACGGATGACACAAATTCCGATGATGTGAATACAAGTGACAACTGGAATGAAGATGTCTAA